ggtcatctctTCTACAAGGGCTGTATGAATTACAACTGGATTAAATCATTTCGAGCAGACAACTCTGAATGTgtgccatttaaaattcacaccccctgagTGGTCACATCCTCCATGGGAGGGGGTgtacatgtatggatttcaactggaataacccattttggagccgACGACTCGAATGTGAGACTCCAtttaaattcacacccctgtgtgggagattaaggtcatctcttccttagggggtgtatgaatgtcaactggaatagctcatttgatttttttttcttttacacaGGTCTGTTTCCGCTCAAACCAGAACAAGTTCAGCTCCCCAAGGAAGAACCAGTAAGGAAAAGCAAAAGCAAGAAAAAAGCAAAGGGCACCAAGACAAACGCGAAAGAATCTGAGGAAGTCGCTAACGTATCCAATCAAAAGACGAAATCCGACGGCTTAGAAAGTTTAGTCGTTCAATCTTCGAAGAGTGGCGAGAGCATCTTGTTGAAGGTTTGTAGCGAGGTTGTACTCGACTCTGATGGTGCGAGTACATCAAATGGCGATGGGAAGACACCTGCCATATCTTTGCTGGAATCAATGCAGAAGTCTCTATCTGCCAACAAAGAGCCCAATCTTGATATGAAGGCAAGCAGTAGTAACGACACTGTGCCAATAATAACACCGGTGAAAAACCCTACTGCTATCGCCGTGTCGACGTCATCTGCGACCTCCACTTCCACTTCCAAATCTGACCCAGTGACCTTTACACTACACAGCCAAGACGCCTCTACCCCAGAACCAAAACAGGATAGTCATTTCAATACAGAAGTTTTGAACTCGATAGTGGTAGTAAAGAAACAGAACGAAGATCGACGTTCTTACGTGATGCTGAAGAAAATGACCTCTACTCGGCCTAAAACAACCGGTATACCAACAGCATCTACTCAGCCTAAAATGACTGATATGCCAACTACATCTACTGCAGCCAGTAGTGCAGTGACAATGGCAGTACCAACTACTCCATCTAGTAGTGTTCAGCAAACAACTGCCATACCGACGTTATCTCCTCCATCTAATAATCCTCCGCAACCATCGGCAACTCAACCTATACCAGTAAAAATAACCAAAGCTGACGAGGATGCCACAAGTTTCCCATCCCATGATGTATCATTAGGTGTCGCGACAAGTTCCACACCAGTTTCGTCAAATTCTGCCCCAGGTAGTACCAGTAATGCATTGTTGACCAcggatgttaccatggttactgctaCATCTGCATCATCATCAACAGATGCAGTCGAGTCCGATTCTGATGATAACGATTCTGATTTGGACATTTCAGAAGTGGATGTAGAGCCTTCAAATACAGCATCCATTTTGAAACAGCCAAAGCCAGTATTAACAACACCCTCAACATCAATCCTCGACCACATACAATCGGTCATAGCAAAGAACACAGATATTCTGTCGTCATTAGATATCAAGAAATCAAAAACTTCCCGGAAAGCTAATAAGGCTGCAAGCAAATCTGCCGTATCCACCATCAAACCATCCGTATCAGAACCACGGAAGGCCCCATCACAAACAACAGTACCCACCACAGTTGCAAGGACATCTGCAGCCCCTATCATAGCCGTCAACAAACCATCCGGATCAGAACCACAGATGGCACCTTCACAAACAACCATACCTACTGTTCCTATATCTGTGATTGCAGCAAAATTGCAGCAACATGTTCTATCTCAGAGACGAAAACCAAACCCATCTGTGCGAGTGGCGCAGAGTCATCAATCAGCAACTTCTGCAACAATATCTGCACCATTTAAGCAGCAAAGTACTATAACAGCAGGTGGTAGAAACACGGTTCCTTCTCAAGGTTCTGCAATTATAAGTTCTACATTGGTGCCATCTGCAAGTGGTGGAGCCTTGCCTTCAGTAGCAGTCACTCCAATATCATTGCAGCAACAACCCCAAGTCTCCAAATCTCAAGCCCAGCTGACAAAATCGGAAGCGGCGACGCTATCAAAGATTGCCAAGGCATTCAACGCTGACGTGGCTGATATCATACTAGCCGTCAAGAATCAGCAGAAAACACTGGCGTCTCAAAGGAGACCTTCGGAAAAGACAAGCGGATCACAGCCCAGTAGTAACCAAGCAAGAATTGCACCAGCACCTGCTACTCCTGCAGTGCCTCTTGTAGCTCCGGTAGTTACTGTATATAACCCACTACAGCAAGCCCAAGGTGCCCCTATTCTTGTGTCAGGCGGACGTTGTTCCCAATTGTGCAGCAGCAACCCCTTATATTTCCTTTGCCCCAAGCAACTATGGGAATGATTCCAGTCATAGGTGTTCCAACTGTTGCACCTGCTGTTACAAATGCAAAAAATACTCCCTCTGCCACTGCTACAACATCTGCTTCTGCTACAGCTAGTGCTGCAACCAAAAATAGTGATTCATCAACCATGGGAAAGACTCCAGTCACAGTCGTTACAAATGTTGCACATGCTGTTACAAACACAAAACTCATTCCCTCTGCCGTTGCTACAATATCTGCACCTGCTACAGTGAGTGCAGCAGTGACATCCACAAACAAAGGTTCATCAACCATGGGTGTGACACCAGTCACAGTCGTTACAAATGTTGCACATGCTGTTACAAACAACAAACTCACTCCCACTGTCATTGCTACAACATCTGCACCTACTATATCTGTTAGAGCTAGTGCAACAATTGTACCCTCAGTAAAAAGTGGTTCATCAAGCTTTAGTGTTAAACCAAAAGTAACTAGTGATAAAGTTATGATAGTAACAGAACCGCATACGGAAACAACTTCAGGTGTAAGAATGGAACATGATGAATCCAGTTCCAAAACGAACAAAGTCGATTCTCAAAATCCGTCACTTAGAATATCACCACAAGCACAAGATGTTACAGTAGTTTATGCAAAAACTAGCGGAAACAGTGCTGAGACATCAATACAGGATAAAATTGATTCTCAAAATATATCAGTTAAGAAATTAACACAAAAGCAATCTGAAGTTATTACAGACGAGTCTGATGTTCAAACAAGTGGAAGTAGCTCTAGAACATCAAGTGGTTATACTGTTGTGACCGTGAGGAAGTCGTCGCAAAAGCAAGTTTTGGTTACCAGCGTAGAACCCAGTACAAGTGGAACCCCCAAAGCAGACACACAATCACATAATCCTACTGCAGAAGCTGTTACAGAACAGGTGTCTACAATCACAAGTGAAAACAGTGAAAAATCTGACAATGGTTCTGCTGTAGCGACAGTCAGGAAATCACCACGCAAGCAAGTTATGGTCACCAGAGAAGAGCCCGGTGAGCCCAGCACAAGTAATCCATCCAAAACAGAGTGTGAAAGTCCAGTTGTTACAGGGTCCAGAAAAAGAAAAGCAAGTTTGATTTCATCCACCAAGATGGATAAAAGAAAAGGAGATTCTGACAAGGGGGTTAAAATGTTGGGTGCAGAGACCGTGGCTGAGGGAAGAAAGACTCGAGCGCAGGTTAGGGAAGAGTCATTGCCTAGTAGAAGGACACGGAGTATGAAAAGATGATATTGTCTCGAATTATAAGAATGATTGGTGATGTTAGCACCAGAGGTACTTTAAGGCAAATTGCCGGTCACATCACATACAGACCTCTAAATTTAATACcagttttaaacaaaattatttccCATACAGAGTCATAACTTAAATACCATGTTACACAATGTTACTCGAAAGATTGGCATGTAGAATTcaccaaaattaaaactttcaagtGTCTTCTTCATATAATTACCCGTTGAGGAAAATTGATAATAGCAATAAGTAAGTTTGAGGCGAAATCTAAAACCAGCATTGTATACAtgtagctctgtatgtgaaacactTTTGTCTGTTTTCATATCAGTATGTGATGTGACCGACAAAATATCAGCGATATGCCTGATAAGAATTTCTAACTataatcaaaatattcaattatCAATCATCAAAGCTTTTTTCAAGTGCACATTTCGTGGATAACATGATTGTGACCAACTCTTGACCTAGCCAAAGGATAGCCATGTTCAAAGACTGTAATTGCTCAATTAGTTTTCAAATAGTTAATATGCTTTACTTCattgtatagaggttatccgtgttgaAGTGTTGACATGTTCTATAagaagctgcatatcctatcagcaactgctataccttgtttggaactttcaaaagaagtacctgcatgtgcaaccacgaCTGTTTCAATATAGCCTGCCAAAGTCATGTTGAtaactctgaggtcgtgcattgaattggtttgaatgaggaatactactggaaccagcgccttttgttagcaGTCACGgtatgagtaaagtggataacctctattgtacgCTCGGGCAAATATCTGTGCATACCGAGTGGGCTCAAATGATCATGTGTTCAAATAAGAGCCTCATAATAAGGaagaaaatgtgatatttgttcagTGCCTTAAAAGTTCcaaggcatgttcacaaaatgaaCATGTGGCTTTCACATTATGTAAATACTGAATGATGGTTGAAAACATGTTTTAAGATAATTATGAACATTTTCATTAGAAACcgcttttatgggacaccctgtataagactTCATAGCCTTTCCCTTCTTCACAGTGGCAATCGGAAATGTAGTAGTTTCTTAAGAATTCATATAATTATGTGACGCAGCACAtctgccaaaaaggggggggggggactttgcaGTTCAATTTTCAGTTCAGTATTTCTTCTTTGAAGCTTTTAAATGACAATTCATTAGCCAAAATTGGTTAAGGCATTCATATGAAAAAGCACCCCAGATTCTTATTATTTACCCtttttgtgacctgctaccacgaaaaaAGTGTAAAGTCGCCATGACTCAATACTCATTTTGGTAGTCTCAAGATATTTGgtctaagttgatgttctttgtttgccgccacctgtacaagccagtagtattatccttcgtgaatggctCATTGTTCCGGGTCCCCTATTTGCAAAGGACATGTACTTCagtggctttaacaggtgagtgaacaccaacgcTGTTGTCAGGGCGTTTTAAGTGAATAAcaccttgcgactttatgctgatttcatggtagcaggtcacatttttaatctattttaatctatatcttgaaaagcaCTTTGCCGCATAGTCCCCCTTTGATGTGCTGCCTTACCTTATTGCGTTGTAGCTCCTAcctaacaaacacaaaatgttttcaaattattttgataaattacaTCAATTCTTCAGTTAATTTGTTATTCATTAATTTGGCATTACCAGTAGAATTATTTATtagtcaataaaataattatgctGACAATTAATTTGAgataatataattgaagaccgaattaaaaagaccagtctgacgtcagggcaaaggcgtggcATGATTGGTTACCTACTTACGCAGTACCCAGGACGCAGTACATCATTTTtggtgaatatcaaatggagtcactcattcaggtaacctcatttcaaactcacactccctgtgtgtactCGGTGTGTGTCATGTCGTCTTCCGTAGGGGTTATGCATTTTAATAGGAATAGCCTATTGTTCCTTCAGTATGACAAATAAATTTTCAGCATTACATAATATACATTGtacagtccacaacttataagttcccccctaatactttttaaaataagtcgaaaaatattttacgaaatataaaaatgtaaaaaagataTGGATAGCCCTATtagttttacccctgtggaccaatttatagcatcacatatgatttcgttcagtcacaatggttaattgtgtaagaaaagaggccgtttaaAAAGTTACaactgagtccatagcagtcaggttttctttaacaaacacatgaataggcctggactactgtattgtttgagctCTGACCCCTATGGACTCAAATGCCACTTTTAACACCGTTTGAAAtggtcttttttacataatgaaccattgtgactgaacgcaatgacgtgtgatgctataacttggtccatatgtgtaaaacaaataaagctATTTACATCTTTTAACatctttgcatttcgtcaaatatttttcaattgatATAAAAAGTGTTTAGGGGGAActttaagttgtggaccctacatGTATATTTCAATTTGTTATGACAGATGATCCTTAGACACAGAAAATAAACTAgtctaatttgacaaattaaaattggTCAAATGAATTGGTTTCTTTTTTTACAAGTTTATAAACAAGATAGGGATGAGTTATTTCGTTTATTTTCCTACACGTTGAACGCATCAGTGATGCGTGCGTTTAACGTAAAGAAGACTTCTCATTTATTggcatacatgtatgtgtgagTGTGTGTCAGCCGTAACTATGAATTGtaatgttttaagttaatattgtATTGAGACTTaaagcctattcagtgatttgcttttctggataaggatcgcaaaaatcatcaaaattcagattttgaaacCTTTGTTTAATAGTGTCATagatagcctgctagtggttaattAAGCCGAAAGCCGTATGATATTTTTACAGTAATCTGTAATTTCTGTTTTTAAGCAGCGAAATtagctacatatatttgaatggggcttcaagttatcaatattgttgtttttttttttttcatttcaaaaatacctaacgacaattttaatgactaatCCTTCACGTTTAGGCAATTTATATTGAATAGGGCAAAGTATATAAAttgtacactgatcaatatgccttttgtttgaaacaaatcAAACATACGGTTTCCATGATACAtcagtttatattttctttgtatcttttgtttttatcaataatcaatgtagttaatgagccCCATAATATCTGGATCTCTAATGAAAAGCATGAATTAACAATGGTTTTGAAATGAAAGTAATTACATAAAATCAATTAGactacccgtagtccacttgcccattgtgcatactctggatattgtatttaagcttaaaactctgatttaattaatgtgtgcacaattgatagattttcacatctgttcttttcagtcaccctactccctctgtttgttagcttcccaagtggactactgacattggattgcagttttcatgcttaacacggctgtctatgagcttctatggatgagattgtcggaaatctggcctactaaaattggccatgatgtaatgcatctttaaatggatctggcttgtgattggtcgcccgatctcgttatggtttaaatcctccggtacctgtcattaccattaataactacatggtacacaagtatgtggcctacccgcctttgtgttgtgtaattgcatgaacgcgtcagtatTGTGCATGGACGcccgcgtcttgtatttgcttatggttaaatttgattgataaacaagtatgattgacagtgtgagtgttagggactttgcccgtttaAAATCTTAAGTCCATAGTCTAAAAATCAATTGGAATCGATAAAATACATTGTTTAGGACTGTTACTTTAATATCCAGCAGCCTTCGACCTTCTTGCTGTcgattacaaagttctgttgcacttaATGTTCGGGATGatttcagcgaagtccactgttgaatttatatatcctttgcgtattaaatccttgcacagataacgatttccaaaatggtgctgctttcaccacAGAGTCACTTTCTTCAggaagctttttttttttctgcagtGATCCAATTTATTGACAGATATGTTATGTGGCAGGCTTCAGCAAATCTACAGAAGAATAATTACATTCCTCTTTTGGGCAGGGAAGAGCACTTGAAATagcctttgttacaaaaaattGTATATATTGCGGGAATAATAATACATTGGCTATACAAATTGACTGGCTCACTTGTACCTTTTTAACGTGTATATAGAATATAACACATTAGAAAGCAATATTATCCACTTTTTAACTTAGATCTGCCACAAGAAAACTCCTGCAATGTCTTTTTATACCAAAGTAGTAAAACTGAAAATTTCCAGCTATGATTTTCCCCACATGATGCAATACAATGGTCACATTGAGACATAGGATGTTTCCAAGATCCAAAAATAGAAACGGTTGAATTTGTTTTTCTGATCAATACGGATTACACCCGATTCGTGCATTATTCgtgattagggaccgttcacaaacacttgtaagggggcctgatgcaaaaaaaaaccaaGCGGCTAGGggcgcaggggtaaccttgtcaatcaatggttattctattgtccaccaaagttatAAAGCTCATGACATCACCAATACGTTTAtatccatgatcaatccaatcgataggcaattatccccAGAGGAACACTGTGCGAAATTTACCAAGATTAACGTGTGCGCATAAATCtgcatggaataaaagttaaataattataaaatattacaatttgaaatgaaataaaaatttataataataatgaaaagtcatcacaatgttataaataatgataataataataacttttatgttaaatcattgaccatttataatataaagctaccaagtaatctacattttaatgtgaaggtCTGAAAGGTCATCCCGGCaaacagaaaacgtttttaaaacgttttaaacaataggcctatatttttgggttttggtaaaaacgttttaataacattaaatgtcgggttaaataaaggacatgaaaacattttaaaacgttttgtatggaaacacactacaaaaatatttttaaatgttttcaaaatgttattgttaaatattttctgcaaacattttttgccaaatttgtcaccacttaaataatgatatgtttgagaatatttgcagtaggcctaagttatcaaaaaatgtttttgaatgttatgaaaaagttttattccctttataacccgacatttaaacattttctgacaaccttttttaaccttttgcgaatgatgtcgaaagctcaaaaacattttgtgtttgctgggataattgaacataattcaaaattgcataacacaatatataaatagtaacaaaaataatattgcaaaactataatactaataaatatgtattaggcctatactcAAAAGACGCATTCCTATTTGTATTAACAGTTTGAGAATTATTAAAGTGCGTAGttttaaccaaataaaaaatcacaaagcgcattttaatataacatttttctgctaaattgaattggtatttgtattcaagttaggcctacattttatgacAAGCTATAGTCATGCCGTTCGTGCGGATATTTATAAAGTATAACGTTACGAATTCATATTATGAAttcttataggcctattatcattattttgtttatatttttattattgtttttttttaatcgtaatcataaagaataaattaagtcatgacaacTTGTTGTTGAGTGCTGAATCCAGGTACCtggtaatgtt
This region of Amphiura filiformis unplaced genomic scaffold, Afil_fr2py scaffold_55, whole genome shotgun sequence genomic DNA includes:
- the LOC140144461 gene encoding uncharacterized protein; translation: MFDRLAELYDTHNFHLKPSRIYACEGISLRVERWEADETKNIDVEMLVAANAVGFHILPPCVVYSNEEGDGIPDFLGLPEAGFVVSDKKKLTAPIVAEWFRSVFLHYLLPRTAEDPVALVLHGHHDWFSPELLQMAEKEHVHLVPVCPQIRFWTNPIQSILLKLRDAYVDSMRSYKMSQIGKVQDPFEVEAFPVPLLTLFSEHFTMCRVQEAFKSAGLFPLKPEQVQLPKEEPVRKSKSKKKAKGTKTNAKESEEVANVSNQKTKSDGLESLVVQSSKSGESILLKVCSEVVLDSDGASTSNGDGKTPAISLLESMQKSLSANKEPNLDMKASSSNDTVPIITPVKNPTAIAVSTSSATSTSTSKSDPVTFTLHSQDASTPEPKQDSHFNTEVLNSIVVVKKQNEDRRSYVMLKKMTSTRPKTTGIPTASTQPKMTDMPTTSTAASSAVTMAVPTTPSSSVQQTTAIPTLSPPSNNPPQPSATQPIPVKITKADEDATSFPSHDVSLGVATSSTPVSSNSAPGSTSNALLTTDVTMVTATSASSSTDAVESDSDDNDSDLDISEVDVEPSNTASILKQPKPVLTTPSTSILDHIQSVIAKNTDILSSLDIKKSKTSRKANKAASKSAVSTIKPSVSEPRKAPSQTTVPTTVARTSAAPIIAVNKPSGSEPQMAPSQTTIPTVPISVIAAKLQQHVLSQRRKPNPSVRVAQSHQSATSATISAPFKQQSTITAGGRNTVPSQGSAIISSTLVPSASGGALPSVAVTPISLQQQPQVSKSQAQLTKSEAATLSKIAKAFNADVADIILAVKNQQKTLASQRRPSEKTSGSQPSSNQARIAPAPATPAVPLVAPVVTVYNPLQQAQGAPILVSGGRCSQLCSSNPLYFLCPKQLWE